CGATCTCCTTCGCGATGTCGTCGTTCTTGTGCAGGTATTTATCGAGCGTGTCGCGCACGAAGTCGATGACGAACGAGCGCACCGTCGGGCCGTCGGGCGCGACGTTGGTGCTGCCGAGTTTGGTCTTGGTCTGCGACTCAAAGACCGGCTCGTGAATGCGCACGAGCACGGCGGCCACGATACCGCCGCGCGCGTCGCCCGCGTCGACTTCTTTCTTGAAGAACTCGCGAAACGCCTTGAGCACGCCCTCGCGAAACGCCGCCTGGTGCGTGCCGCCGTCCGGCGTGTATTGGCCGTTGACGAATGAGAAATACGACTCGCCGTAATTGTCGGTGTGCGTGACCGCGTATTCGATCTCGTCGCTCGTCACGTGGATGATGGGGTAGCGCGCGGAGTCGCCCACCTCCTTGCCGAGCAGGTCGCGCAGCCCGTTGTCGCTCGCGATCACCTGCCCGTTGAAGTGCAGCTTCAGGCCCTTGTTCAGGTAGGCATAGGTCCACAGGCGCTCTTCGATGAACTGCGGATCGTACTTGTAGTTCTTGAAAATCGCGGGATCGGGCTCGAACTCCATGTACGTGCCGGAGGGCTTCGTCGAGGCCTCGGGTTTGTGTTCCTTTTTCAGAACGCCGCGCTCAAATTCGGCGCGTTTCACGCGCCCGTCGCGGTACGACTCGACAAGAAACCGCGTCGAGAGCGCGTTGACCGCCTTGGTGCCCACGCCGTTCAGGCCGACGGAGCGGAAGAACGCGCCCTTGTCGTATTTCGCGCCGGTGTTGATCTGCGCCACGCACTCGATGAGCTTGCCGTGGGGGATGCCGCGGCCGTAGTCGCGGATGCTCATCGATTTGTCGCTCATGGTGATTTCGATCTTGCGCCCCGCGCCCATCAGGAACTCGTCGACGCAGTTGTCGATGACCTCCTTGGCGAGGACGTAGATGCCGTCGTCGAACTGGGTGCCGTCGCCGAGCTTGCCGATGTACATGCCCGGGCGCGTGCGAATGTGCTCGCGCCAGTCGAGGCTCCGGATGTGTTCCTCGGTGTAGTCGGCGAGCCGCGTCGCCCTGGGATCCTGCGCGCACATGTCCGTTCCCCGATCCGCGTGGGCCTCGTGAAGCGCCGCTTTCTTGCCACGCGGGGTCCGGGGCGTCAAGATCTTGAGGCCCCCGCGCGCGCGAAGTCCATATGTGGTTGGAATCCGAGGGGATTTCGGCGGGGACATCGCAACGCCCGCGCACGGTCGTTTGCGGCACGGACATCGCAACAGCACATTGTTCGTACGGTCCGTCCGTCAGTGCCGCAAACGAAGCCCCGAGTGCATCCGAGGGACGAAAGTGCGCGGGCAATTTCGCGAAAAGCCGAGTTGGCGCTCGGCGGTCCCGGGTTCGACGGACCCGGACTACTTGCGCACGGCCCGCGAACCGGATTGAAATGCGAATTCCTTGACGCGGAATCCACGATGACATTGATCCGGCGAATGTGCGTGGTTACGATCGTGCTGGCGCTTGCAGCCTGCGCCGAACCCAAGGCTCCGCCCGCGCCCGCCGCACCCACGACCGACGCGACGGACTGGACGCCGCGCGTCATCAAGGTTCACGAGCGCGTTTATTGCGCGTTCGGGTACGCGCTCGCGAATTCGATCATGGTCGTCGTGGACGGCGGCAAGGTCATCGTCGATACGACTGAGAGCGCCGAGGCCGCGCGAACGATCCGAGCCGAGTTCGACCGCATCGCGCCCGGGCCCGTGCTCGCGGTGATCTACACGCACACGCATCCCGACCACATTCTCGGCGCGAGCGTCTTTCGCGACGCGGGTCAGGACATCTGGGCCGGATCGAAAGGCCCGGAGATGCTGAGCGAACAATTCGCGTCACTCTCGACCACGCTGCGTCGGCGGGGTTCGCGGCAGTTCGGCGAGGGGCTCGCGCCGGGGCGCGTCGCCGGCAACGCGATCGGCCCGCGTCTGCGCGCGGACGACGGCGCGGTGCCGCCGCTGCTGTATCCCACGAAGACCTTCGCGGGCACGCACCGCATGGATATCGGCGGGGTGACCTTCGAACTCGTCGAAGCGCCCGGCGAGACGCACGACCAGATCTTCGTGTGGCTGCCTGACCTTCGCGTGCTGCTGCCCGGCGACAACATCTATCGCGCGTTTCCCAATCTCTACGCGCTGCGCGGCGTGCAACCGCGGCCGGTTCGCGAGTGGATCGGCTCGCTCGATCTGATGCGCGAGCGAAAGCCCGAGGCGCTCGTGCCTTCGCACACCGAGCCGATCACCGGCGCCCTGCGCGTGATGGAGACGCTGACGGCGTATCGCGACGCGATCGCGTGGGTTCACGACTCGGTGATCCGCATGGCGAACGAGGGCAATTCGCCCGACGAGATGGCGGCGGAAATCCGCCTGCCCGAGCACCTGCGCGATCATCCGTACCTGCAAGAGACCTACGGCACGGTGGAGTGGTCGGTGCGCGGCGTTTACGTGCGTTATTTCGGCTGGTTCGACGACAACCCCGCGAACATCCATCCGCTGCATCCCGCCGAGACTTCGAGGCGTACCATCGACCTGATGGGAGGCCGCGACGCGGTGACGAAGGCGGCGCGCGCGGCGCTCGAAGCCGGTGAAGCGCAGTGGGCGGCGCAGCTCGCGACGCATCTGATGAACGCCGATCCGGCTGACACTTCCGCCCGGGCCATCGCGGCGGACGCGTTCGAGGAGCTCGGCGCGCGCGAGACGAACATGAACGCGCGCGGGTACTATCTCGTCAGCGCGGCGCAGCTTCGCGGCGATTGGAAGGGGCCGGGTAAGCCGCAAATCGACGCGCGCACGCTCGCGGATGTTCCCATCGACGTACTGCTCTCCACGTTTCCCGAGCGTCTCGATCCGGCGACCACCGGCGAACTCGTGAAGTCCATCGCGTTTCGGTTCTCGGACAGCGGCAAGTCGTTCACGCTGATGATCCGCAACGGCGTCGGTGAGTTGCGCGCGGGGGTGGACGGTCCCACCGGCCTCGCTTTCGACGCGACGGAGGCCGACTTCAAGGCGTTTTTGTCGGGCGAGCTCGGTCCCGCGCAGGCGCTGGCGTCGGGGCGACTGCGTTTCACGGGTTCGCTCACGGAACTGATCGCGTTTTCGTCGTATCTCATCAAGCCCTAGCAGACCGGCAAGGAGCACGCATGAAATCCCCCATCGACGGCGGAACGGTTCTCGTCACCGGTGCGTCGTCCGGCATCGGTCGCGAGGTCGCGCGGCAAA
This DNA window, taken from Deltaproteobacteria bacterium, encodes the following:
- a CDS encoding type IIA DNA topoisomerase subunit B; this translates as MCAQDPRATRLADYTEEHIRSLDWREHIRTRPGMYIGKLGDGTQFDDGIYVLAKEVIDNCVDEFLMGAGRKIEITMSDKSMSIRDYGRGIPHGKLIECVAQINTGAKYDKGAFFRSVGLNGVGTKAVNALSTRFLVESYRDGRVKRAEFERGVLKKEHKPEASTKPSGTYMEFEPDPAIFKNYKYDPQFIEERLWTYAYLNKGLKLHFNGQVIASDNGLRDLLGKEVGDSARYPIIHVTSDEIEYAVTHTDNYGESYFSFVNGQYTPDGGTHQAAFREGVLKAFREFFKKEVDAGDARGGIVAAVLVRIHEPVFESQTKTKLGSTNVAPDGPTVRSFVIDFVRDTLDKYLHKNDDIAKEIGRKIQQNEKERKDLAGIKKLANEREKKANVHNRKLRDCKVHFTDANDAAHEATQLFITEGDSASGSLNKARDVATQAVFSLKGKPLNCYGLSKKVVYQNEELNLLQHALGIEDDLEALRYNHVVIATDADVDGMHIRLLLLTFFLQFFPELVKKGHLYILQTPLFRVRNKKETRYCYSDEERVSAIKALGKKPEITRFKGLGEISPDEFTHFIGRDIRLERVDMPAGTKIKDLLEYYMGRNTPERRDFITDNLVMEPVDAIDAVPADAALAEAVL
- a CDS encoding MBL fold metallo-hydrolase; the encoded protein is MTLIRRMCVVTIVLALAACAEPKAPPAPAAPTTDATDWTPRVIKVHERVYCAFGYALANSIMVVVDGGKVIVDTTESAEAARTIRAEFDRIAPGPVLAVIYTHTHPDHILGASVFRDAGQDIWAGSKGPEMLSEQFASLSTTLRRRGSRQFGEGLAPGRVAGNAIGPRLRADDGAVPPLLYPTKTFAGTHRMDIGGVTFELVEAPGETHDQIFVWLPDLRVLLPGDNIYRAFPNLYALRGVQPRPVREWIGSLDLMRERKPEALVPSHTEPITGALRVMETLTAYRDAIAWVHDSVIRMANEGNSPDEMAAEIRLPEHLRDHPYLQETYGTVEWSVRGVYVRYFGWFDDNPANIHPLHPAETSRRTIDLMGGRDAVTKAARAALEAGEAQWAAQLATHLMNADPADTSARAIAADAFEELGARETNMNARGYYLVSAAQLRGDWKGPGKPQIDARTLADVPIDVLLSTFPERLDPATTGELVKSIAFRFSDSGKSFTLMIRNGVGELRAGVDGPTGLAFDATEADFKAFLSGELGPAQALASGRLRFTGSLTELIAFSSYLIKP